One genomic region from Tigriopus californicus strain San Diego chromosome 4, Tcal_SD_v2.1, whole genome shotgun sequence encodes:
- the LOC131878762 gene encoding zinc finger protein 260-like has protein sequence MNLQRPTSECLSKEQFCDLHLQSLDSSAQILCHKIVLTTVCPSLRLVLTQDEVDTLILPDFQTQEIASFVKGVYACLGQKETNLIVSESLVQTLGVKVRNYQDGDFKELFQSIHPFTSDPGLLQPVVKVEPPDDPDDLMLGTDSKPKRGAKRRQVKKSSRASRSSGIKEEPDQEQLLVDHEDEEDKDVDEIIDDFVSDNSGNEEGSSSKRRRKASRKDETEKQPKRRGRVPTTTKVKPDDLEKIQLPMRGSRFERVIQKDGEIVYETQMPTQEIEKLSPKQLTRKIRHAKAVKQKRTQIETFQCDCLEVSSLKTFRDKEAHFRLVHCGDKFSQCKMCKRVMLKEHLEEHKNNCADELSLSICPHCGKEFKSLNALNTHINGVHKVWTCKVCQVSFNGYIRYRRHHLTEHTKPWHCDKCTMVFKAEQNLKDHYIRVHLPHHMRPFVCELCGHGFIYKDKLRIHMMNMHVRTRPHICRCGCDFAFNDPSTRRAHERKQHPGHPMNQPKKAEL, from the exons ATGAACCTCCAACGTCCCACAAGT GAATGTCTTTCAAAGGAGCAATTTTGCGACCTCCACCTACAAAGTTTGGACTCAAGTGCCCAAATATTGTGCCACAAGATCGTCTTGACCACAGTGTGTCCTAGTTTGAGACTAGTTCTTACTCAGGATGAGGTGGATACCTTGATACTACCAGATTTTCAGACCCAAGAAATTGCTTCCTTTGTCAAAGGAGTGTATGCTTGTTTGGGTCAGAAGGAGACAAACCTCATTGTTTCCGAATCTTTAGTACAAACTCTTGGGGTGAAGGTACGAAATTATCAAGATGGTGATTTCAAAGAATTGTTCCAGTCCATTCATCCATTTACAAGTGATCCAGGACTGCTGCAACCTGTGGTAAAAGTTGAGCCACCCGATGATCCTGATGACTTGATGCTAGGAACTGATTCGAAACCAAAACGAGGGGCAAAGAGGCGACAAGTCAAGAAGTCGTCGAGGGCATCACGATCCAGTGGAATCAAAGAAGAACCGGATCAAGAACAGTTGCTTGTCGATcacgaagatgaagaagacaaagatGTGGACGAAATCATTGATGACTTTGTCAGTGACAATTCGGGCAATGAAGAAGGATCCAGCTCTAAACGTAGGCGAAAAGCTTCTAGGAAAGACGAGACAGAGAAACAACCAAAACGCCGTGGAAGAGtaccaacaacaaccaaagTAAAACCGGATGATTTGGAAAAGATTCAGCTCCCAATGCGGGGGAGCAGATTTGAAAGAGTCATTCAAAAGGATGGGGAAATCGTTTACGAGACTCAGATGCCAactcaagaaattgaaaagctcTCACCCAAACAACTCACGAGGAAGATTCGACATGCCAAAGCTGTGAAGCAAAAGCGAACTCAGATTGAGACCTTCCAATGTGATTGCTTAGAGGTGAGCAGTCTCAAGACTTTCCGGGATAAAGAAGCTCATTTTCGTCTGGTTCATTGTGGAGATAAGTTTTCTCAGTGTAAGATGTGTAAAAGAGTCATGCTCAAAGAGCATTTGGAGGAGCATAAGAATAATTGCGCAGACGAATTAAGTTTGAGTATTTGTCCCCATTGTGGCAAAGAATTCAAGTCTTTGAATGCGCTCAATACTCATATCAATGGCGTGCATAAGGTCTGGACCTGCAAAGTTTGTCAAGTCTCTTTTAATGGATACATTAGGTACAGAAGGCACCATTTGACCGAACATACTAAGCCCTGGCATTGTGATAAGTGCACCATGGTATTCAAAGCGGAACAAAATCTTAAAGATCACTACATTCGTGTTCACTTGCCCCATCATATGAGACCCTTTGTGTGTGAGCTCTGCGGGCACGGGTTCATTTACAAGGATAAATTGAGGATACACATGATGAACATGCATGTGCGGACTAGACCGCATATTTGCCGTTGTGGTTGCGACTTTGCCTTCAACGATCCCAGTACAAGAAGAGCTCATGAACGCAAGCAACACCCAGGTCACCCTATGAACCAACCCAAAAAGGCCGAATTGTGA
- the LOC131878763 gene encoding probable ATP-dependent RNA helicase DDX47 — MSSSESDNGNEVPEEVPSDGEDNKVTKTFHDLGLVDALCENCEKLGWKKPSKIQAEAIPLALEGRDIIGLAETGSGKTGAFALPILQALLETPTRLFALILTPTRELAYQIGEQFDKLGGSLGVKTCVLVGGMDMVEQSVLLGKMPHIIVATPGRLMDHLQNTKGFTLKRSLKYLVMDEADRILNMDFEKEVNQILANIPREGRRNMLFSATMTKKVVKLQRASLSDPVKVEVNSKYQTVDKLHQYYLFIPLKFKELYLVHIINEMQGNSFIIFCSTCNGTLKLALMLRNLGMAAIPLNGHMSQNKRLGALNKFKSKSRSILIATDVASRGLDIPHVDVVINFDIPTHSKDYIHRVGRTARAGRSGKAITFVSQYDVELYQRIEQLIGKKLPKFQTEENEVMTFQDRVNEATRMAKMELKDMEERKKGGKRRKRGEAGDDFDDSEQFIGVRKRVKGGGDGNRKKRR; from the exons ATGTCCTCATCCGAATCCGACAACGGAAATGAAGTTCCTGAAGAGGTTCCTTCTGACGGCGAGGACAATAAAGTGACCAAAACCTTTCATGATCTGGGCCTAGTGGATGCTCTGTGTGAGAACTGCGAGAAACTAGGATGGaaaaagccctcaaaaattCAGGCCGAGGCCATTCCTCTGGCCTTGGAAGGTCGCGATATCATTGGCTTGGCTGAAACAGGATCGGGCAAGACTGGAGCCTTTGCATTGCCCATTCTCCAAGCTTTATTAGAAACTCCCACCCGACTTTTCGCCTTGATCTTAACGCCTACGCGAGAATTGGCTTATCAAATTGGAGAACAGTTTGACAAATTGGGCGGATCTTTGGGCGTCAAGACTTGCGTACTAGTTG GTGGGATGGATATGGTGGAACAATCCGTTTTGTTGGGCAAGATGCCTCACATTATCGTGGCCACACCCGGACGACTTATGGATCACTTGCAAAACACCAAGGGTTTTACTTTGAAGAGATCCCTTAAATATCTGGTGATGGATGAGGCTGATCGTATCCTCAACatggattttgaaaaagaagtcaaTCAAATCTTGGCCAACATTCCTCGTGAAGGTCGTCGCAACATGTTGTTCTCCGCTACCATGACCAAGAAGGTCGTCAAGCTCCAACGGGCTTCCCTTTCTGATCCCGTCAAAGTTGAGGTCAATTCCAAATATCAGACCGTGGACAAGCTTCATCAGTACTACCTGTTTATCCCCCTCAAGTTCAAGGAGCTCTATCTGGTCCACATCATCAACGAGATGCAAGGCAACTCCTTTATCATCTTCTGTTCCACTTGCAATGGCACCCTGAAACTGGCTCTGATGCTCCGAAATCTTGGCATGGCAGCCATTCCTTTGAATGGGCACATGTCTCAGAATAAACGATTGGGAGCATTGAACAAGTTTAAATCCAAGTCTCGATCAATACTGATCGCCACAGATGTGGCCAGTCGTGGTCTGGATATTCCACATGTGGACGTGGTCATCAACTTTGATATCCCCACCCACAGCAAGGACTATATTCATCGTGTGGGTCGCACTGCTCGTGCTGGACGATCCGGCAAGGCCATCACGTTTGTGTCGCAATACGACGTGGAACTTTATCAGAGGATCGAGCAACTCATCGGCAAGAAGTTGCCCAAGTTTCAAACCGAGGAGAACGAGGTCATGACCTTCCAAGACCGCGTGAATGAAGCCACGAGGATGGCCAAGATGGAGCTGAAAGACATGGAAGAGCGAAAGAAGGGCGGGAAACGACGGAAGCGGGGCGAGGCGGGAGACGATTTTGACGACAGCGAACAATTTATCGGAGTGAGGAAACGTGTCAAAGGAGGTGGTGATGGGAACCGAAAAAAGAGGCGGTGA
- the LOC131878765 gene encoding uncharacterized protein LOC131878765 encodes MEHWEKLGAGVLGLLVAVCAIFFVFDRLLKLRNDQRHQQPDSRVGIPMVFRSSAGKSGSQIPREDMERLIYEEYSTEQYEIVLATAETSEKAVAICVYLSDLRVEYYCQRFPECCVNNSEEFSLRNVVGAINLWGPGWNGADSVAILCQDREVVLAVNDASENRIKSILERYAQKFEYGMNFQLGDNFFCSDVDGQEVWESANAIAKRLLDAKTVEDETKVWSSFILEHWERTRRDEKLQDQFHFVPHPGPLSELDEKDIAPLIDI; translated from the exons ATGGAACATTGGGAGAAACTCGGCGCGGGTGTTTTGGGTTTACTCGTGGCTGTGTGTGCTATATTTTTCGTATTTGACCGACTTTTAAAATTAAGAAATGACCAACGGCACCAACAACCCGATTCTCGAGTCGGGATTCCGATGGTGTTCCGCTCGTCAGCCGGGAAATCTGGGTCGCAAATCCCCCGTGAAGATATGGAACGATTGATCTATGAGGAGTACTCCACGGAACAATACGAGATCGTGTTGGCTACTGCAGAAACTTCAGAGAAAGCCGTGGCCATTTGTGTCTACTTGAGTGACCTGAGGGTGGAGTACTATTGTCAACGATTTCCGGAGTGTTGTGTCAATAATTCCGAGGAGTTTTCGCTGAGAAATGTGGTGGGGGCTATCAATTTGTGGGGCCCGGGTTGGAATGGGGCCGATTCGGTGGCGATATTGTGCCAAGATCGAGAAGTTGTCTTGGCTGTCAACGACGCAAGTGAAAATCGAATAAAAAGCATCTTGGAAAGATACGCTCAAAAGTTCGAATATGGCATGAACTTTCAGTTGGGTGACAACTTCTTCTGTTCTGAT GTCGATGGTCAAGAGGTTTGGGAATCCGCCAATGCCATCGCCAAGCGTCTGTTAGACGCCAAGACTGTCGAGGACGAGACCAAAGTGTGGTCCTCATTTATTTTGGAACACTGGGAAAGGACCCGCAGGGACGAGAAATTGCAAGATCAATTCCATTTTGTGCCCCACCCAGGTCCTTTATCCGAGTTGGATGAGAAGGATATTGCTCCTCTAATCGACATTTAG
- the LOC131878761 gene encoding uncharacterized protein LOC131878761, producing MGKSVPSRPPTFQECDFCHKEFGSRSLELHLARCPERDGHVEQVMQPLKRLSLDEEIEINLSDDLTQSWPSRKQSQRRVRRKRRESVWRAERPKTAVLMHPAILDETLKDKIDMTLTKKQFLAALKLCNDNVVSQRPIPVMRKKWAPVGFKRDPQGPRLPSRRVRNRTSPISEYRSRQDQIYGRSTKIPLHINRPRTSTVNKPVIKQVDLPTIELPNPALKVKAKMKAKNAKKIDKPDEKVPEPCRSCGRSDLPERFHTHPPLEASRSEGSKIPIRLYSPPKKITSLEDQLKPDDGSQDKPNKARTRKTDKRSRSPKKPLKSLEDPGHSLQALHNQRSLDRVSLTDDSDNTVSTSSNISSGSTGVTSSKSQTHVTCSICGRQFGKNSFRFHEPQCQKKQQALKEKQEKEMLEEKRTNSYYIDPSPDDNSYDGTFDAIWEAHVQQLVACSKCSRTFFPDRIEVHERNCKGTAVNLKASPTKVSSISSPNLAEIIKESVDEVGQQDAPPHETLSPSPASSPSKWNENNDNGQTDQD from the exons ATGGGAAAATCAGTTCCATCAAGACCTCCCACCTTTCAAGAGTGTGACTTTTGCCACAAGGAATTTGGCTCAAGGTCCTTGGAGCTCCACTTAGCCAGGTGTCCGGAGCGAGACGGGCACGTGGAACAAGTCATGCAGCCTCTGAAGAGGCTCTCATTGGATGAGGAGATCGAGATCAACCTCAGTGACGACCTCACCCAATCATGGCCTTCTCGGAAGCAATCGCAAAGACGAGTCCGCCGAAAACGACGAGAATCCGTCTGGCGGGCCGAAAGGCCCAAGACGGCCGTTCTGATGCATCCAGCCATTCTGGACGAGACATTGAAGGATAAAATTGACATgactttgaccaaaaaacaGTTTCTAGCCGCTCTCAAGCTCTGCAACGACAACGTGGTTTCTCAAAGACCAATCCCCGTGATGAGGAAGAAATGGGCGCCCGTGGGTTTCAAAAGAGATCCTCAGGGTCCCAGACTCCCCTCAAGACGAGTCCGCAATCGCACCTCACCCATCAGTGAATACAGAAGCCGACAGGATCAAATCTACGGGCGATCAACCAAGATTCCTCTTCATATCAACAGGCCCAGGACGTCCACCGTTAACAAGCCAGTCATCAAGCAGGTTGATTTGCCAACCATTGAATTGCCAAATCCCGCTCTCAAAGTGAAAGCCAAGATGAAGGCCAAGAATGCCAAAAAGATTGACAAGCCAGATGAGAAAGTACCTGAACCCTGCCGGAGTTGTGGCCGATCTGATCTGCCCGAGCGATTTCACACCCATCCGCCGTTGGAGGCCTCCAGATCAGAGGGTTCCAAGATCCCAATCCGTCTTTACTCTCCCCCTAAAAAGATCACCTCACTCGAAGACCAACTGAAACCGGACGACGGTTCGCAAGACAAGCCTAATAAGGCCAGGACCAGGAAAACAGACAAGAGATCTAGATCACCGAAGAAGCCGTTGAAAAGTCTGGAAGATCCGGGACATTCACTTCAAGCACTTCACAACCAACGGTCTTTGGATAGG gttTCTCTCACGGATGACTCCGATAACACCGTCAGTACCAGCAGCAACATTTCAAGCGGAAGCACTGGAGTGACTTCATCCAAGTCCCAAACACACGTCACATGTTCCATATGCGGGAGGCAATTTGGAAAAAACTCATTTCGGTTCCATGAACCACAGTgccaaaagaagcaacaagCCTTGAAGGAAAAACAAGAGAAGGAAATGCTCGAAGAAAAGAGAACCAATTCTTATTACATTGATCCTAGCCCAG ACGACAACTCCTATGATGGAACATTTGACGCCATTTGGGAAGCACACGTCCAGCAATTGGTCGCATGTTCCAAGTGCTCAAGGACGTTTTTTCCCGATCGGATTGAGGTCCACGAAAGGAATTGTAAAGGCACAGCTGTGAATTTAAAGGCCTCTCCGACCAAAGTGTCCTCGATAAGTTCGCCCAACCTGGCCGAGATCATCAAAGAGTCAGTGGATGAAGTTGGACAACAAGATGCACCACCCCACGAAACTCTCTCACCGTCCCCGGCCTCTTCACCCTCCAAGTGGAACGAGAATAATGACAATGGGCAGACCGATCAAGACTGA
- the LOC131879234 gene encoding protein Mo25-like encodes MKGIFGKSSKSPTEIVRNMKEDLVVLEKGGDGKKQEKAQEDLSKQLINMKTLLFGSDSEQQSDIILAQLSQEMYNYGLLILLISNLHRIDFEGKKDAVQIFNNVLRRQIGTRTPTVEYICTKPEILSALCRGYEQQEIALNCGTMLRECVRFESLTKILLNSEHFYDFFKYVEVSTFDIASDAFATFKELLTRHKMVAADFLEANFDKVFNNYQKLLHSDNYVTRRQSLKLLGELLLDRHNFSVMTRYISNPDNLKLMMNMLKEKSRNIQFEAFHVFKVFVANPNKPKPILDILLRNQDKLVEFLTKFHTDRSEDDQFNDEKAYLIKQIKDLKPIAE; translated from the exons ATGAAGGGAATCTTTGGGAAATCCTCCAAGTCTCCCACCGAGATTGTGCGGAACATGAAAGAGGACCTGGTCGTCCTGGAAAAAGGCGGTGATGGCAAGAAACAGGAAAAG GCCCAAGAGGACCTCTCCAAGCAATTGATCAACATGAAGACTCTGTTGTTTGGCTCGGATTCCGAACAACAATCCGACATCATCCTGGCGCAACTCAGTCAAGAGATGTACAACTATGGTCTGTTGATCCTGTTGATCAGCAACCTTCATCGCATTGATTTCGAAGGCAAGAAGGATGCCGTACAGATCTTCAATAATGTTCTTCGACGGCAAATCGGCACTCGAACGCCCACCGTGGAATACATTTGCACGAAACCTGAGATCCTCTCCGCCCTTTGTCGTGG GTATGAGCAACAAGAGATTGCTCTAAATTGCGGCACCATGTTGAGAGAATGCGTACGATTCGAATCGTTGACCAAGATTCTCTTGAACTCTGAGCATTTCTACGATTTCTTTAAATATGTTGAGGTTTCCACCTTTGACATAGCATCCGATGCCTTTGCAACATTCAAG GAATTATTGACCCGTCACAAAATGGTTGCGGCAGATTTCCTTGAAGCCAATTTTGACAAGGTGTTTAACAACTATCAGAAGTTGCTGCATTCCGACAACTATGTCACCCGTCGACAATCATTGAAGTTGCTCGGAGAGTTGCTCCTGGACAGGCATAATTTCTCT GTGATGACGCGTTATATTTCCAATCCGGATAACTTGAAGCTTATGATGAACATGCTGAAAGAGAAATCCCGCAACATTCAATTTGAAGCCTTCCACGTTTTTAAG GTGTTTGTGGCCAATCCCAACAAACCCAAGCCCATTCTGGACATTCTGTTAAGAAATCAAGACAAATTAGTGGAGTTTCTCACGAAATTCCACACGGATCGGTCCGAAGACGACCAATTCAATGATGAGAAGGCCTATCTCATTAAGCAGATCAAGGACCTCAAACCTATTGCTGAATGA